From Thermomonas sp. XSG, one genomic window encodes:
- a CDS encoding histidine kinase dimerization/phospho-acceptor domain-containing protein has translation MRTRLLWQLVLAIGLLLGGLFLVLDVLVDRAMFRQLDQFLEARASALAQQLQVDDDPRAHILPAWDIAGHTDFFAIYDAGGRLRAASMNSGEGALRLPASVRGDTLLPDGHAGRYRVLPLAAGRFAGGRLVMATERESWDRTEQRMHGVLLAGTLAAIAAAVLLCLLLVRQAFVHMAREARRLPHDGPPEPGLLASSPRELQPFVEAAHEALRQSWEMAGRERSFSRSVAHELRTPVAEIAAVTELAQRHDDPATLRQALASVRDTNARMQRGIEALLALARFESGQEAPQADPLDLAALLRQLAGNGWPADRLRLQLPVEAWVVCDAGMLERVASNLLQNALEYGDPDVPVQLALARTPQGWWLQLRNRASRLAEGDLVRFGERHWRGGRDTDPRHAGLGLALARAMATALGLQLRFTLEGGELQAALGPIPAL, from the coding sequence TTGCGCACCCGCCTGCTGTGGCAGCTGGTGCTGGCGATCGGCCTGCTGCTGGGCGGTCTGTTCCTGGTGCTGGACGTGCTGGTGGACCGGGCGATGTTCCGCCAGCTGGACCAGTTCCTGGAAGCGCGTGCGTCCGCGCTGGCGCAGCAGCTGCAGGTGGACGACGACCCGCGTGCGCACATCCTGCCGGCCTGGGACATCGCCGGCCACACCGATTTCTTCGCCATCTACGACGCCGGTGGGCGGCTGCGCGCCGCCTCGATGAACAGCGGCGAGGGCGCGCTGCGCCTGCCGGCCAGCGTGCGTGGCGACACCCTGCTGCCGGACGGCCATGCCGGGCGCTACCGGGTGCTGCCGCTGGCCGCTGGCCGGTTTGCCGGTGGCCGGCTGGTGATGGCCACCGAGCGCGAGAGCTGGGACCGCACCGAACAGCGCATGCACGGCGTGCTGCTGGCCGGCACGCTGGCGGCGATCGCCGCGGCGGTGCTGCTGTGCCTGCTGCTGGTGCGTCAGGCTTTCGTGCACATGGCGCGCGAGGCGCGGCGGTTGCCGCACGACGGTCCGCCGGAACCCGGCCTGCTGGCGAGCAGCCCACGCGAACTGCAGCCGTTCGTCGAGGCCGCCCACGAGGCACTGCGCCAGTCCTGGGAAATGGCCGGGCGCGAGCGCAGCTTCTCCCGCAGCGTGGCCCACGAGCTGCGCACGCCAGTGGCGGAAATCGCCGCGGTCACCGAACTGGCGCAGCGCCACGATGATCCGGCCACGCTGCGCCAGGCCTTGGCCAGCGTGCGCGACACCAATGCGCGCATGCAGCGCGGCATCGAGGCGTTGCTGGCGCTGGCCCGCTTCGAATCCGGGCAGGAAGCGCCGCAGGCCGATCCGCTGGATCTGGCGGCGCTGCTGCGGCAGCTGGCCGGCAATGGCTGGCCGGCCGACCGGCTGCGCCTGCAGCTGCCGGTAGAGGCCTGGGTGGTCTGCGATGCGGGGATGCTGGAGCGGGTGGCCAGCAACCTGCTGCAGAACGCGCTGGAATACGGAGATCCCGACGTGCCGGTGCAACTGGCGCTGGCGCGGACGCCGCAGGGCTGGTGGCTGCAGCTGCGCAACCGTGCCTCCCGGCTGGCCGAAGGTGATCTGGTCCGCTTCGGCGAACGTCACTGGCGCGGCGGCCGCGACACCGACCCGCGCCACGCCGGCCTGGGGCTGGCGCTGGCGCGGGCGATGGCCACTGCGCTGGGCCTGCAGCTGCGGTTCACCCTCGAAGGCGGCGAGCTGCAGGCCGCGCTGGGGCCGATCCCGGCGCTGTAG
- a CDS encoding response regulator transcription factor, translating to MRLLIVEDSPTLAASLQTTLEQDGHACDHAGDGEQAIAFLAGHDYDLLVLDWMLPRRDGLQVLRALRGSGARARVLMLSARDTVADRVAALDAGADDYLVKPFALDELQARVRALARRARDGGDTVLELDGLQVDTGARRARWRGVDLQLSPKEYALLELLLRERGKVLSRPAIFDRLYDSASESSDKVVEVILSTLRGKLARAGAPDPIHTRRGFGYVIE from the coding sequence ATGCGCCTGCTGATCGTCGAGGATTCGCCGACCCTGGCCGCCAGCCTGCAGACCACGCTGGAGCAGGATGGTCATGCCTGCGACCACGCCGGTGATGGCGAGCAGGCCATCGCCTTCCTCGCCGGCCATGACTACGACCTGCTGGTGCTGGACTGGATGCTGCCGCGGCGCGACGGCCTGCAGGTGCTGAGGGCGCTGCGTGGTTCCGGCGCGCGCGCGCGGGTGCTGATGCTGTCGGCGCGCGACACCGTCGCCGACCGGGTGGCGGCGCTGGACGCCGGCGCCGACGACTACCTGGTGAAACCCTTTGCACTGGACGAACTGCAGGCGCGCGTGCGCGCACTGGCGCGGCGCGCGCGCGACGGCGGTGACACCGTGCTGGAGCTGGATGGCCTGCAGGTGGACACCGGCGCCCGCCGCGCGCGTTGGCGGGGCGTCGACCTGCAGTTGTCACCGAAGGAATACGCGCTGCTGGAACTGCTGCTGCGCGAGCGCGGCAAGGTGCTGTCGCGGCCGGCGATCTTCGACCGCCTGTACGACAGCGCCAGCGAATCCTCGGACAAGGTGGTGGAAGTGATCCTGAGTACCCTGCGCGGCAAGCTGGCCAGGGCCGGCGCGCCCGATCCCATCCACACCCGCCGCGGCTTCGGCTATGTCATCGAATAG
- a CDS encoding DUF5694 domain-containing protein, giving the protein MTGRITAALLALALAGVGSAPAAAQRVDLSALDAAMPGPPTRVLVLGSVHLSQGGAAAFDPATLEPVLQRLAAYRPGIITIEALSGETCELLRRRAIYRQVMDYCPDVAAARAATGLDGPAALDAMDAALRDWPAQPTPAQRRRLASVFLAVGEPASAVVQWWQLPEVERRTGDGLGEALVQDLRKREANPNENYQLAARLAARLGLQRLHAVDDHVGDNLDIRDEGGFEKAIRQAWAGASETAKQAQERIAGLRARGDLLGTYRAINAPDYLQPTVEADFGQALRDPSPQRFGRQYVAGWDARNLHMLGHLVAAFRERPGARVLAVVGASHKPWFDALLGMTQGVEMVDAEQVLR; this is encoded by the coding sequence ATGACGGGACGGATCACGGCGGCGCTGCTGGCGCTGGCATTGGCTGGCGTGGGTAGCGCGCCGGCGGCGGCGCAGCGGGTGGACCTGTCGGCGCTGGATGCGGCGATGCCCGGCCCGCCGACCCGGGTGTTGGTGCTGGGGTCGGTGCATCTTTCGCAGGGCGGGGCGGCCGCGTTCGATCCCGCGACCTTGGAACCGGTGCTGCAGCGGCTGGCCGCCTACCGGCCCGGGATCATCACCATCGAGGCCCTGTCCGGCGAAACCTGCGAGCTGCTGCGCCGGCGCGCGATCTACCGGCAGGTCATGGACTACTGCCCGGACGTGGCGGCCGCCCGTGCCGCCACCGGGCTGGACGGCCCGGCTGCGCTGGACGCGATGGATGCGGCGCTGCGGGACTGGCCGGCGCAGCCGACGCCCGCGCAGCGCAGGCGCCTGGCATCGGTCTTCCTGGCGGTCGGTGAACCGGCATCGGCAGTGGTGCAGTGGTGGCAGCTGCCGGAGGTCGAGCGCCGGACCGGCGACGGCCTCGGCGAGGCGCTGGTGCAGGACCTGCGCAAGCGCGAGGCCAACCCCAACGAGAACTACCAGCTCGCGGCGCGACTTGCCGCGCGCCTCGGCCTGCAGCGCCTGCATGCGGTGGATGACCACGTCGGCGACAACCTGGACATCCGCGACGAAGGAGGTTTCGAGAAGGCGATCCGGCAGGCGTGGGCGGGTGCCAGCGAGACAGCGAAACAGGCGCAGGAACGCATCGCCGGGCTGCGCGCGCGCGGCGACCTGCTCGGCACCTATCGGGCGATCAACGCACCGGACTACCTGCAGCCCACCGTGGAGGCGGACTTCGGCCAGGCACTGCGCGATCCGTCGCCGCAGCGTTTCGGCCGCCAGTACGTGGCCGGCTGGGACGCGCGCAACCTGCACATGCTCGGCCACCTGGTCGCGGCCTTCCGCGAGCGCCCGGGTGCGCGCGTGCTGGCGGTGGTCGGCGCCTCGCACAAGCCGTGGTTCGATGCCCTGCTGGGCATGACGCAGGGCGTGGAAATGGTCGACGCGGAGCAGGTGTTGCGCTGA